The region CGGAACACCTGCAAAACGCTGGTCGCGGCCATGGACAAGGCTTCGCTTGACAAAATAAAAGGCTGGATCATCGCGTCAAAGGGCATCGAATGCGGCACGCTCAAGATCATGAGCGAGGTGCTCGTCGACGAGATCCCCGGGCTCTCGGCCGACCGGATCGTGGTGCTCTCGGGCCCGTCGCTCGCCGCCGAGGTCTCGCACGGCATCCCCACCACGGTCGTGGCCGCGTCAACAAACCTTGATCTCGCGAAAATCATCCAGAAGGAGTTTTCCACGCACACCTTCCGGATCTACACCAACACCGACGTCAAGGGCGTTGAGCTTGCCGCGAGCATCAAGAACGTGATCGCGCTGGCGGCCGGCATCTGCGACGGCCTCGGCCTCGGCGCCAACACCAAGGGCGCGCTCCTCACCCGCGGCATGGCCGAAATCGTGAGGCTCGGAATAAAAATGGGCGCGCAGGAGCAGACGTTTTTCGGCCTTGCCGGCATGGGCGACCTCATCACCACCTGCACCAGCACACTGTCGCGCAACCACACCATGGGCGAGCTCATCGCGTCCGGGCTGTCGCTCAAGGAGGCTCTTTCCAGGACAATCATGGTCGCCGAGGGTGTGGAGACCGCGCGCTCCGTGCACGAGCTGGCGAAAAAATACGGCATCGTGATGCCGATTTCCGAGGAAGTGTACAAGGTGCTATTCGAAGGCACGCCGGTAAAAGAGACGATAAAGAATTTGATGCTGCGGGAGCACCGGCCGGAGCGGTGGGGATAATAATATTTACTTTCAATTTAAAAATTAAATTTGGGCGTTCCCCCGTCGGCCCTCCTTCCGGTCCACCCCTTCGGGTGCTTCTCCCTCGTCAGGGATTTCCAAGGGTCACAAGGGTCGTCGTCCTTCGGCTCGGGCCGCCACGGCGCTATGCCGCTACGCGGCGGCGAAGTTCCAGTTAGTCAATATGCCATTGTGGCGCCAGTCGAACATAATTTTCAGTACCATTATTTCTTTATGAAGAGTTTGCTCCCCTCTCCGATTGGGCGGGGGTGCGGTCAAACGATAAAAGAAAGACAACTTTTTATCCCCAGATGTTTCTTGCCCGAAATCAGCGCCGACCAGCCCTCGGAAACCTTAGCTTTTTACAAAAACGACTTTTTTATATTTTTATGTGCATTTTAAATTGTCATATAGTATAATAATTTTATCTTAATGATATACCTCACAAGAACGCTCTAATTGGCGGCATAAAAACATTTTAGGGTTCGCGTCAATGCTCGACAATAAAAAAACATATTATTCCATCAGCGAGGTGTGTGAAAAAACCGGGCTCGAGCCGCATGTGCTGCGGTACTGGGAGAGTGAATTCGCGCAGCTGAGGCCCAAGAAGAACCGGGCCGGCAACCGGGCGTACCGCGACAAGGACATTGAGGTCATCCGTTATATTAAGCACCTGCTTTATGAAGATCAATTCACGATCCCCGGCGCGAAAAAGAAGCTCGCCGAATCAAAGGAATTCGCGCTCCCGCTCCCCACCCCGCCGCAGGAGCAGCAATCCAACGGGCATGTGCTGCAGGAAGTGTCCAGGGAACTGCGGGCGCTTCTGCAGATTCTGAAAAAGTAATTATTCCGGTTTGCAAATTCTGATGATGTCGTCGCGGACGGAGACCCGCAACTCGGGCCGCCGCGAAGCGATTCTTGCAGCAACCGCTTCAACGGTGGGATAATCGTTGCTTCCGGTGAACTCCCGGGCGTCGTCGATGAGCACCACATGGCCGTCCACGCGATGGGCCATGATGGCCGACAGTTCCTCCATGATCGGCGTGTTCTTCTCCCCCTTCACGTTGCCGCCCGAATAATGGCCGTCGAGCCAGAACAGGCACGGCGCGGTGACGCGTGCCAGAACCTGGGGAAGCAGGACCGTGCTGTCGCCCAGCAGCAGGGTGACATTTGCAAAACGCGAAAGCCGCCTGCGCGCCTTGTCTAGGAATTCCCTGTTGAGCTCTATCGAATAAACGGCGGTAAAGGTGCCCGCCATCGCCTCGACCATTTCGCCCAGATACGTGCCGGTTTCGACGAATACGCCGATTTTGTATTTCCCGGCATATTCCTTTATCGCCATCTGCTTGACAATATGCGGGGGCGGCACGGGCCTGCCTTTTGCGAGCCAGTCCCGATATTCCTTTTGGGAATTTTTCCTGCGTTTTGCTTGCCGGTACCCCTCGTGATTGAAGAGATACAGAAAAACTTCCTGTATCAACCCCGCACCCATGAAATCATCCTTTTACGACCGAAGTGATTGGTTCGCCTTTTGTCTTTTCTGAAACAGCATTGGCCCCAGGGCATCAAATACCGAAGCAATTGACGTATAAGACTCTATCGAATAGTACTGGTACCAGCCGCAGTTGCGCTTGCACGTTTTCATATGGCCGCGCAGGACCTTCGCCTCGCGCGTGTGCAGCCATTCGGACAGGTCTGTCGAAACAAGGCTGGGCCCCTTGGTGGCCCGGATGTGGCAGGGATAATACACCCTGCCGTCCGGCGCGATGATGATGGACGCCGACGAGCAACGTCCCTCGCGCAACGCCCTGAAATAGCCCTGCGGCGTGTGGATCGTGTTCGGATAGTTCTTCCGCAGCGCGGAAACGGCGGCCTCCAGCTCCGAAATATCAGGGAAGAAATCCTCGGTATCATCCATGTGCGTTGCCGGGATCACCACGATGGCGGCGCCGGCGTCAAAGCAGCGCTTCACTTTTTCCTCGAGGCCGCCGATGGTCTGCCGCGTCACTACCACCTGCACCGACACCTGGCTTGGAAGCCTCCGCACCAGTTCGGGCAAGGCGCCGTACAATTCCATGTTGGCGTGGCCCTCATCGATCGAGATGTGGAAAAAGTCAATGCAGGGGCCGTATTCCTCGAGCGGATAGTCGAGGATGGTCTTGACGCTCGTGGTGAACAAAAGGTAAAAGCGGCATCGCTCGCGCGCATAATGCAGGAGCTCGCCGATGTCGCCGCGCAGCAGCGGCTCGCCGCCCTCGAAGCTCGTCATGAGTACGGGCGAGCGGGAAAGGTTGTCCAGGATTTTCTTCACGCTCTCCGTGGGAAGGTCGGGCAAGCGGTCGTTCTTGACATTGCAGAACGGGCACGCGAAATGGCACCGCGAGGTGACCTTGAACGAGGCGTAAAAGGGATAGACCGCTTCGCGATGGATGAAGTTGTGAAACAGGCCTTTGAGCGTGGGAAGATAATGGGATAAAGGAAGGATCCGCATGGAGGAAATATACCATAATCTAATTAAGAGATAGTTTTGTTTTTATTTCATGGAAATATCGCGGGGGAAGGCCCGCGCTCTAGCGACGGCCTGCGGTCGCCCCTGGCGCGAAAAGTCATCCACTCCATTAAGCACTTGACAAGTACCTATCGGTATATTAAAAAATTGGACATTTACATCTGATCTTTTTTACGGGATTACTTGGTAATCGACCGCATCAAGGGTGCGGCCAGCGGAAGGCACGGGCCTGCACCGGCAGGTGCCCGGCCGCACCCGGGAGGGGATAGCGAAGGGCCGGGCGTGCTTTACGAGTACGAAATAGTTGAAAAACGCGGAGCCCGACCGGGCCGGAGCGAGGGGGAAACTTCCCCCACCGGATTATTTTTATTTTACTATCTCTATCCTCACCCTTACCGACCCAGGCCCGATCATCCCCAGCTGCCGTGCCGCCTCATAGGACAAATCGATGATCCGCTCGCGCTTGAACGGTCCGCGGTCGTTGACCCTAACCCGCACCGCTTTCCCGTTTGACAAGTTCGTCACCCGCGCCACGGTGCCGAGCGGCAGCGTACGGTGCGCGGCGGTCATCGCGTGCATGTCGTAGCGCTCGCCGCTCGCGGTCTTTCTGCCGTTGAACTCCCTGCCGTAGTAGCTGGCCATGCCCTCGCACGGGCCGAGACACCCGCCTTCTCCCCTTGACACAATGCGCGACGGCGCGCAGCCGGAAAGAAACATCAGTGTGGATAGGGATAGAACAAGCACATGAAAAAATAGACCCTTCCCGCAGAAGGAATTATCATGAAGCAAAACGCTTCTCATGCTCTAATTGTACTATGCTCAGCGGAAATAGTGGGGGAAAAAGGAGTGACAAAATGGCATGGGTACCGGGCCATAAAGTAAATCAACAAGTCCACCATTAATCTTGATTTTGTGACTCTTTTATTGGATGTACTTGTGCAGGTCCTTGATGCTTGCAATCTTTTCCTTCTCGCAGAAGTCTTTTATTCCCGCAAGCACCGTTGATGCTGTGGAGGGGTCGACGAAGTTCGCGGTTCCTATTTGTATAGCTGAGGCGCCGGCGAGCAGGTATTGCAGGGCGTCGTTCGCGCTCGTTATCCCGCCCATGCCGATGACGGGGATCGAGACCGCCCTGCTCACCGCATAGGTCGCGGCGACGCCCACGGGACGTATCGCGGGGCCCGACAGGCCGCCGGTCCCGAGCGGCAGCGCCGGCTTTTTTGCCGCGACATCGATCACCATGCCCACCAGGGTGTTGATGCACGACACCGCGTCGGCGCCGCCGGCCTCGGCGGCCCTGGCAACCGCTTTTATGTCCGTGACGTTGGGGGTGAGCTTCACGATGAGCGGCCGGTTGGTGCGGCGCCGCAAATCCTTGGTGAGCGTTTCCACCAGGGAGGGGTCGGTGCCGAAGGCCATGCCGCCGTGCTTGACATTGGGGCACGAAACGTTGATCTCGTAGCCCCAGATTCCCCGGCACTGCTCCAGCCTGTCAAGCACCGCGGCATAATCGGCCGCGGCCGCGCCTGCCACGTTCACCACGATGGCGCACGGATACGTGAAGCACTGCTGCAGCTTTTCCGCGATGAATTTGTCCACGCCCACGTTGGCCAGCCCGATGGAATTGAGCATCCCGGACGGCGTCTCGATGATGCGCGGAATGTCATTGCCCGGGCGCGGCTCGGGTGTCACCGCCTTGGTGTATAGCGCGCCGATTGCCGAGAAGTCAACCAACTGCTCGTATTCGCCGCCATACCCGAAGGTGCCGGACGCGACGCCCACCGGATTGGCGAGCCTGTTTGCGCCGATGGTTACGCTGAGGTCCATGCGATCCTCGTGCTTTCGAACACCGGGCCGTCGGTGCAGGCGCGCGCATACCCGCCGCCGGCCGTCTTCACCGCGCAGCCCATGCAGGCGCCCACGCCGCACGCCATGGTCTGTTCGAACGACACATAGCACGGAAGTCCCTGCTTCCGCGACCATTCGTGGCACCCTTGCATGAGCGGGACCGGCCCGCACACGCAGAGCGCCCCAATGTTGGGATTCTCCTTTTGCAATTCCGAAAGATATTCCAGGGGCGTGCCTTTTTTTCCGCGCGATCCGTCGTCGGTGGTGATGAAAGGCGCAAGGCCGGTCGTGGCATTCAACGCCGGAAGCTGGCTTGCGGTGCGGCACCCTAAACCCAGGGCGGGTTTTCCACCCTTCTTTTTGCATTCGGAGAACAAGAACAGCATGGGGCCGAACCCGGTGCCGCCCGCCACGCACAACGGCGATTCGAGCGCGCCGTCCGACGCGCTGAAGAAATCCGTGCCGAGCGGCCCTATCACATCAAGCTCACCGCCGGCGGCTTTGGCTGCGAGAAGTTCGGTGGCAGGGCCTCTTATCTTATAGAGAATCGTCGCGTGTCCGGTCTCGGGGTCGTAGGCGGAGAAAGCGAACGGCCGCCTGAGAAGCGGGGTTGACAAGGGAGATACCCGTATGGTGCAAAACTGTCCGGGCAGCGGGACGCCGGCACGGCCGTCCCATTCAAACGTCAGCTCGTAGAAGCAATCCGAGACCTGGGCGTGGGACACGATTTTCGCAATAAATTGCTTCATCATCCGTAAATCTTGCCTGCGGTTGCCTATTCTATAAGTATAAGATAAATTAGTTCATGAAAGCGGCCGTTATTCCATTTTTTATGCGCAAACCGTGCCGTAAACTATTTTACCATTCTGATTTTGCTTTACGCCGTGCGCACCCGACGGTGTCAATGGATTTTCAACAGGGAGAAAAATCTCTGCGCTGCGCCAGCTTGTTTCGCCGCATCCATCCCCTCGCCGGTTTTGCCTTGTTGTGGGCTTTCTTCTGCGCTTTTGCCGTTGATCTTCCCGATCTGAAATCCGCCTCCAAGATGCTCCCCGGCGTTTTGCCCGATGAGCAGGTCCGCGTTCCGGAATTCCAGGCCGACAACTCGATTGATCCCGAGACCTATCAGATCGGCGGCGGCGACGCGTTCCAGATCTCGGTGGTCGAGCTGCCGTCGGTGCGGTATTCCGGAACTGTCAACGAAAATTGCGACGTATACATCCCCGACCTCGGCATCATCAAGATCGGCCGAACCACGCTTTCCCGGGCGAAAAAAACAATCGCGAATTTCGTCGGATCCAAGCTCAGTAAAAAATATGACGTGTACGTTTCCCTGGTTAAAACGAAAACCGCGGTGCTGACCGTTTCCGGCGCCGTTTCCGCGCCCGGCACCTACCGGCTCTCCGGGACCTTCCGGTTGCTCGACGCCATTAAAACCGCTAACAACGGCGAGCTGCCGTCGCTCACCGAATACGATTACCGCGAAGTGGAATGCCGCAACAGAGATTCGCTGCGGCTGTGCGATGTGTTCAAATTCCTCTTTAAAAACGACCTGACCCAGAATCCCTACGTGTATCCGGGCGACAACATTCTGCTGTCATACGCCAAAAGCCGGGTGTATCTGCTCGGCTCGGTCAAGAACCCCGTTGCCGGGCCGGTTCCCATTAAGCAAGATGAGCCGCTCGCCGAGTTTCTGTCGCTTTTCACGTTTGACGCCTCGGCGGATTCCGGCCGCATCATGGTGCAGCGTTCCCCGGCGGAAAACGCCGTCTATTCCCTTGCGCGGCCCGAGCCCTTTCTTCTCAGGGACCGCGATCTGGTGATCGTTTCGGAAAAAGAAAACTACCCGCAGGTCACGGCGGTTTCGGTGAAGGGCGAGGTGAAACGTCCGGGCGCCTATCCTCTTGTCATGAACGTGACAAAGGCCAGCGATGTGCTGGACCTGGCCGGGGGGCCCACGAAAACCGGGAACATCGACCGGGCCTTTGTGATCCGCAACAAGAAAATTCCCGCCGAAGAGTTGAAGCAGGGCAACGGATCCAAGGCGGCGGCGTCGGGGACGCCGCCGGAGCATTCGGTGCGTCCCGAAATCAACGCCGGGTATTTTCACATGAACCTGTCGGGCGATTATTCAATCATCAGGCTGCGCGATTGCAAAAACGGGCTGCTGCTCGAGGCCAACGACGAGATCGTGGTCCCGCAAAAGGAATACTGCGTGTATGTGTCGGGCAGCGTATGCCACCCGGGCGCCTATGCCTTTGCGGCGGGCAAAGGCAGGGACTATTACATCGGCCAGGCGGGCGGGTATTCATCGAGGGCCGACCGGTCAAACGTTTTTGTGGTCACTTATTACGAGAGTCTTGCGCAGCAGAAGGAAAACGGCGAGCTTGAAGAAGGTGATGTGATCGTGGTCCCCGATTCCCAGCAGTACAAGTTCCTTTCCATGGTCTTTATTCCCATTCTTTCGGCAATTGCCATTACCCTTTCCACCATATTGGCGCTTTACACCAGCGTGCATCGATAAACACGTGCCGCGCCCGCCGCCGGCGTGCGCGCCGGGCCCCGCGCGCTTGTGCGCTTCACCGACGCTTGGTGCAGTTTGCGGAATCGCGGTTGCAGATTTGGGCATGAAGAAATAATTTATTTTACAGGACGCTTTGCGCGGGCAAAAATTCCGTTTCCCACGCCAAGGTTTTTTACCAGTCCCAACAAAGGTTCTTTTCTCCAAGGAGTTGTTAAACCATGATTCATGCCGTTGCCACCTTTTTTAACTCGGGCGGGCCGTTCATGTGGGTGATCCTCATCGTGCTCGCCATCTCAACCGCTGTCGTAATAGAGCGGGCATACTTCTACTTTGTCGTCTGCAGGGTGAGCGGTCCCGCGCTCGTGGCCAAGCTCGCCGCGCTGCTGCGGTCCGGCAAAAGTGACGAAGCGAAGAAAATTGTGGAAAAGGGCGGCGCGCCCATCACCGTGCTGCTGCGCACGGCGGTGGACCGCTTCTGCGCGGGCATGGACCTGCGCGAGGTCGAGGAGGGCATCGAGGAATCGGCGATCATTGAGATGCCGCGCATGATCCAGCGCCTCAACTACCTTTCCCTTTTCGCAAACATCGCGACGCTGCTCGGCCTTCTCGGCACGATTTCCGGCCTCCAGGCGTCGTTCTCGTCGCTCGCCGCGGTGGAGGCGTCGAAGAAGGCGACCATGCTCGCGGCGGGCATCGCCGAGGCCATGAACTGCACCGCGTTCGGCCTCATGGTGGCCGTGCCGTGCATGGTGGCATACACCTGGCTCTACAACAAACAGGCGCAGTTGACAAAAATGATAGACGACTCGGTTGTCAAGACGCTCAATTTCATGAAAAAGCTCAAACAGTGAAAACGCTTTCCGTCGGAAAAAAAGGTTTTTTGCCCTCAGAGGCGATCGAGGGCGAGATCGACATCGACGTCAAGCCGATCATGAACGTGCTCATCATCCTCATCCCGTTCCTCGTGTCGGTGGCGGTCTATACCAACCTCGCGGTGATCGACATGTCGCTGCCGCCCAACGTGACCGCCGCGGCGGGCGTCGGCGCGGCAAGCGAAAAGCCCAAACTCAAGATCACGGTGGTGGTGGCGCAGACGTTCTGCGCGATCACGCTGGGCGAGTCCCTGCTCGATTCTCTCCCGCGCAGCGGCGGCGACTATCCCTATGCCGCGCTCGCGGAAAAACTTTCCGCGCGGCGGGCAGCGGCCGAGGTAAAGGACGAGGTCATCGTCGCGCCGCGCGACAAAATCCAATTCAAGTACGTGGTGCGCATCATGGACGCGTGCAAGAAGACCGGGTTCGAAAAGGTCAGCCTCGCGAGCGCCACCGAAAACCCCGGCAGCGGCCAGTGACATGAACTTGAAGAAGAAAAAACTGTCGTCCGGCTTCGGCGCCATTTCCGATCTTATCAAGCCGCAGATGACGTCGCTCATCGACATCCTCACGCTCCTGCTCGTGTTCCTTATCCAGAGCTTCAACGCCGAGGGCACCCTCGTGACGCCGTCGGCCGACCTGCAGCTCCCGCTCTCATCGTCCAAGAAGCAGCCGAGCCCCAGCCTCATGCTCGAGGTGACGCGCGACGGCGTGGTGGCCGAGGGACGGAAGCTCGCCGAAAACAAATCGTTCGCGGCATCGGCGGACTTGCTCGTGATAAGCGTGTACGATTGGCTCGTGCGGAAGAAAAACAAAACCGCGGCGCAACAGAAACGGATCATCATCCAGTGCGACCGCGACATAGAATTCAACATTGTCAAG is a window of Chitinivibrionales bacterium DNA encoding:
- a CDS encoding NAD(P)H-dependent glycerol-3-phosphate dehydrogenase, with the translated sequence MNIAILGGGSWSIALSVLLAGKNHAVRMWEFDKNDAAMLARQREHPKKLPGIKIPPSVAVTNDIREALESAEYVLCVVPSQTTRNTCKTLVAAMDKASLDKIKGWIIASKGIECGTLKIMSEVLVDEIPGLSADRIVVLSGPSLAAEVSHGIPTTVVAASTNLDLAKIIQKEFSTHTFRIYTNTDVKGVELAASIKNVIALAAGICDGLGLGANTKGALLTRGMAEIVRLGIKMGAQEQTFFGLAGMGDLITTCTSTLSRNHTMGELIASGLSLKEALSRTIMVAEGVETARSVHELAKKYGIVMPISEEVYKVLFEGTPVKETIKNLMLREHRPERWG
- a CDS encoding MerR family transcriptional regulator — protein: MLDNKKTYYSISEVCEKTGLEPHVLRYWESEFAQLRPKKNRAGNRAYRDKDIEVIRYIKHLLYEDQFTIPGAKKKLAESKEFALPLPTPPQEQQSNGHVLQEVSRELRALLQILKK
- a CDS encoding radical SAM protein encodes the protein MRILPLSHYLPTLKGLFHNFIHREAVYPFYASFKVTSRCHFACPFCNVKNDRLPDLPTESVKKILDNLSRSPVLMTSFEGGEPLLRGDIGELLHYARERCRFYLLFTTSVKTILDYPLEEYGPCIDFFHISIDEGHANMELYGALPELVRRLPSQVSVQVVVTRQTIGGLEEKVKRCFDAGAAIVVIPATHMDDTEDFFPDISELEAAVSALRKNYPNTIHTPQGYFRALREGRCSSASIIIAPDGRVYYPCHIRATKGPSLVSTDLSEWLHTREAKVLRGHMKTCKRNCGWYQYYSIESYTSIASVFDALGPMLFQKRQKANQSLRS
- a CDS encoding septal ring lytic transglycosylase RlpA family protein, which encodes MLVLSLSTLMFLSGCAPSRIVSRGEGGCLGPCEGMASYYGREFNGRKTASGERYDMHAMTAAHRTLPLGTVARVTNLSNGKAVRVRVNDRGPFKRERIIDLSYEAARQLGMIGPGSVRVRIEIVK
- a CDS encoding dihydroorotate dehydrogenase, which codes for MDLSVTIGANRLANPVGVASGTFGYGGEYEQLVDFSAIGALYTKAVTPEPRPGNDIPRIIETPSGMLNSIGLANVGVDKFIAEKLQQCFTYPCAIVVNVAGAAAADYAAVLDRLEQCRGIWGYEINVSCPNVKHGGMAFGTDPSLVETLTKDLRRRTNRPLIVKLTPNVTDIKAVARAAEAGGADAVSCINTLVGMVIDVAAKKPALPLGTGGLSGPAIRPVGVAATYAVSRAVSIPVIGMGGITSANDALQYLLAGASAIQIGTANFVDPSTASTVLAGIKDFCEKEKIASIKDLHKYIQ
- a CDS encoding dihydroorotate dehydrogenase electron transfer subunit, whose protein sequence is MMKQFIAKIVSHAQVSDCFYELTFEWDGRAGVPLPGQFCTIRVSPLSTPLLRRPFAFSAYDPETGHATILYKIRGPATELLAAKAAGGELDVIGPLGTDFFSASDGALESPLCVAGGTGFGPMLFLFSECKKKGGKPALGLGCRTASQLPALNATTGLAPFITTDDGSRGKKGTPLEYLSELQKENPNIGALCVCGPVPLMQGCHEWSRKQGLPCYVSFEQTMACGVGACMGCAVKTAGGGYARACTDGPVFESTRIAWTSA
- a CDS encoding SLBB domain-containing protein yields the protein MDFQQGEKSLRCASLFRRIHPLAGFALLWAFFCAFAVDLPDLKSASKMLPGVLPDEQVRVPEFQADNSIDPETYQIGGGDAFQISVVELPSVRYSGTVNENCDVYIPDLGIIKIGRTTLSRAKKTIANFVGSKLSKKYDVYVSLVKTKTAVLTVSGAVSAPGTYRLSGTFRLLDAIKTANNGELPSLTEYDYREVECRNRDSLRLCDVFKFLFKNDLTQNPYVYPGDNILLSYAKSRVYLLGSVKNPVAGPVPIKQDEPLAEFLSLFTFDASADSGRIMVQRSPAENAVYSLARPEPFLLRDRDLVIVSEKENYPQVTAVSVKGEVKRPGAYPLVMNVTKASDVLDLAGGPTKTGNIDRAFVIRNKKIPAEELKQGNGSKAAASGTPPEHSVRPEINAGYFHMNLSGDYSIIRLRDCKNGLLLEANDEIVVPQKEYCVYVSGSVCHPGAYAFAAGKGRDYYIGQAGGYSSRADRSNVFVVTYYESLAQQKENGELEEGDVIVVPDSQQYKFLSMVFIPILSAIAITLSTILALYTSVHR
- a CDS encoding MotA/TolQ/ExbB proton channel family protein gives rise to the protein MIHAVATFFNSGGPFMWVILIVLAISTAVVIERAYFYFVVCRVSGPALVAKLAALLRSGKSDEAKKIVEKGGAPITVLLRTAVDRFCAGMDLREVEEGIEESAIIEMPRMIQRLNYLSLFANIATLLGLLGTISGLQASFSSLAAVEASKKATMLAAGIAEAMNCTAFGLMVAVPCMVAYTWLYNKQAQLTKMIDDSVVKTLNFMKKLKQ
- a CDS encoding biopolymer transporter ExbD, producing MKTLSVGKKGFLPSEAIEGEIDIDVKPIMNVLIILIPFLVSVAVYTNLAVIDMSLPPNVTAAAGVGAASEKPKLKITVVVAQTFCAITLGESLLDSLPRSGGDYPYAALAEKLSARRAAAEVKDEVIVAPRDKIQFKYVVRIMDACKKTGFEKVSLASATENPGSGQ
- a CDS encoding biopolymer transporter ExbD, which translates into the protein MNLKKKKLSSGFGAISDLIKPQMTSLIDILTLLLVFLIQSFNAEGTLVTPSADLQLPLSSSKKQPSPSLMLEVTRDGVVAEGRKLAENKSFAASADLLVISVYDWLVRKKNKTAAQQKRIIIQCDRDIEFNIVKRVMYTCSKAGFTDFSVLVIEE